In one Fusobacteriaceae bacterium genomic region, the following are encoded:
- a CDS encoding 3-hydroxyacyl-CoA dehydrogenase family protein: MKKLENIKIIGNIGTGTMGYATAMLFAMHGYRVKLFGRSDESFARAFGKIRSGLETYAEAGIIPVDHIEEIIANIEKVTTYAELADVDFVIESIVEDVAVKQAVWSDIEKAVSENAILATNTSGLSPTEIQSVLVHPERFVVAHFWNPAHLMPLVEVVPGARTNPETVQTTVELMKRLGKKAVALKKESLGFVGNRIQDAVLRECYHIIEEGIADPEAIDEIVLASVGLRWSILGPVTSADLGGLDIFYNSSIYLYSDLANYNGPDPVLEKKIRSGDLGLKTGKGFYDWSGGKGAETVRMRDKKMLEILRKG; this comes from the coding sequence ATGAAAAAACTCGAAAACATCAAGATCATCGGCAATATCGGGACCGGAACCATGGGATACGCGACGGCCATGCTCTTCGCCATGCACGGCTACCGGGTCAAACTCTTCGGACGCAGCGACGAATCTTTTGCCCGGGCCTTCGGGAAAATCCGCTCCGGGCTTGAAACCTACGCAGAGGCCGGAATCATCCCCGTTGACCATATCGAAGAAATCATCGCCAATATCGAAAAAGTGACGACTTACGCGGAGCTTGCCGACGTGGATTTTGTGATCGAATCCATCGTCGAGGACGTAGCCGTAAAGCAGGCGGTCTGGTCCGACATTGAAAAAGCCGTGTCTGAGAACGCCATTCTCGCTACGAATACCTCGGGCCTGAGTCCCACGGAAATCCAGAGCGTCCTCGTTCATCCCGAACGCTTTGTCGTCGCCCATTTCTGGAATCCCGCCCACCTGATGCCCCTTGTGGAAGTCGTCCCGGGCGCCCGCACGAACCCGGAAACGGTTCAAACGACCGTCGAACTCATGAAGCGTCTCGGGAAAAAGGCCGTGGCCCTCAAAAAAGAATCTCTCGGCTTTGTGGGAAACCGGATCCAGGACGCGGTCCTCAGAGAATGTTATCATATTATCGAAGAAGGAATAGCCGACCCCGAGGCAATCGACGAGATCGTCCTCGCCAGCGTCGGCCTGCGCTGGAGCATCCTGGGCCCCGTAACTTCCGCGGACCTGGGCGGCCTCGATATTTTTTACAATTCCTCAATCTATCTCTATTCGGACCTTGCCAACTACAACGGTCCCGATCCCGTATTGGAAAAGAAAATCCGGTCCGGAGATCTGGGTCTCAAGACCGGAAAAGGCTTCTATGACTGGTCCGGCGGCAAAGGGGCCGAAACCGTTCGCATGCGCGACAAAAAGATGCTGGAAATTCTCCGGAAGGGATGA